The Mucilaginibacter mallensis genome has a segment encoding these proteins:
- a CDS encoding ABC transporter permease/M1 family aminopeptidase yields the protein MFWKIFLFEIQNRVRRPAMYLYFAAALIFTVGTFATGSLPLGEKEHINAPFILAMWCGGITMLMMVVSSSIMGNALYRDIEYNTKDYYLTYPITKAGYFWGRYFGSFAIMLFIASAIIIGAYAGTWLGPVMGWRDPAQYGPNRLIYYLHPFLTIALPNLIFTSSLFFGLVAITRNVKVIYSGGILLFLGYFLSMVFLSRTNNETVINLADPFGLNGVRLQTMNSNSIQQNTTLISITGSFLLNRIIWTGVGLIVLLYTYFTFSFERFFSGKRDKAAIGERSLDKLKKASPKVNISFAGSYNRTTLWKLTRMEISNIIRDNYFWIILLSGMTFLAFVLWMGDGNNGIADFPRTVMLLDTYNGNFLFFIFFIILFYTGETLHRDRVTRFAFINDSLPPPNWVLNGSKFVALLVLAFFLALIPLILGLPIQIIKGFYHFHFLVYFTYIFTLILPRLLDMVAFCYVIHVTLNNKFGAHAVAIFLWIIFFFLEDTGTFNYNLLMYSYTPWYGFSDMDGIGHMAKAVYSFHLYWLLFAGLLVIVSGLYYYRGVTSGIKERWQLVKERFDTNTRIITGLVVLAFLSMGAYNYYNVSYLNNYLTKGEGDDRAEMYERQLKKYSLLPLPKVTRMELHTDLYPDKLEEYTHAFVTIANKTNKPIEKLLLDGDELSDYSIKQDGKLVSFTSPLLYPRGMFNWFRPKNDTAEFRLYRFQKALAPGDSAVLEINSAISYNGFSNGLYSKDLLYNGTFLSPELPGLGYDDDDELDSPYERKKRHLSVKTENDIPQNDPEGISTLKAGKAADLLKFDITVSTSGDQTAIAPGELVKQWKQGGRNYFHYVQDKPGMYAPLGVLSARYAIMHDTVNLGHPVNINIYYHPDHNANLGRFMAAYKDGLHYFNKAYGNFPFTDIRLAESSIYGPSAASMTTLSAYAEQFAWNANFTDPNQTDYCYFNTINLLAQQWWRFQVAPNNTVGSIVIPEGLSGYSALVMAEKKYGAANMRYIVLDQLWFYLFIRRRMEDKEHPLITADQWVEYHGKAAVALYGLRDLMGEDSLNAALRDFKNAYAFKSKPPYAGNNDLYSYLQKHVPDSLQYYLIDTWKKITLYDNKVTEVKAKPLGKDNYQVTLTVNVNKVWIDGKGNDVIDKKMNDYIDIGIFAADGKNKDGRIIANQLYLKKYKLTAGLHTFNIIVKGKPQRAGIDPYSKLIDRMPNDNLKDL from the coding sequence ATGTTCTGGAAAATATTTTTATTCGAGATCCAAAACAGGGTCCGCAGGCCAGCAATGTACCTATACTTTGCTGCAGCCTTAATATTTACGGTTGGCACATTCGCCACAGGGTCACTGCCTTTAGGTGAAAAAGAGCATATTAATGCCCCATTTATACTGGCTATGTGGTGTGGTGGCATAACCATGCTCATGATGGTGGTATCATCATCAATAATGGGTAATGCTTTATACCGCGATATTGAATACAACACCAAGGATTATTATTTAACCTATCCTATAACAAAGGCAGGCTATTTTTGGGGGCGGTATTTTGGCTCATTTGCTATTATGCTTTTTATAGCAAGCGCCATTATTATTGGTGCTTATGCAGGTACATGGCTGGGCCCGGTTATGGGTTGGAGGGATCCGGCGCAGTACGGCCCTAATAGGTTGATATATTATCTGCACCCGTTTTTAACCATTGCATTACCTAATCTGATATTTACATCATCACTGTTTTTTGGCCTGGTTGCTATTACCCGCAATGTAAAGGTGATCTATAGCGGCGGTATCCTGTTGTTTTTGGGCTATTTCCTGTCGATGGTTTTTCTTAGCAGAACCAATAATGAAACAGTAATAAACCTGGCAGATCCTTTTGGTTTAAATGGCGTTAGGCTGCAAACAATGAATTCAAATTCCATCCAGCAAAACACCACCCTAATATCCATAACAGGTTCATTTTTGCTTAATCGCATCATCTGGACAGGTGTAGGTTTAATAGTGCTGCTTTATACCTACTTCACCTTTAGTTTTGAAAGATTTTTTAGCGGTAAAAGGGATAAGGCCGCTATTGGTGAACGCTCATTAGATAAGCTTAAAAAAGCAAGTCCGAAAGTCAATATTAGTTTCGCCGGTTCATACAACCGTACCACCTTATGGAAACTGACCCGGATGGAGATCAGTAATATTATTCGCGATAATTATTTCTGGATCATACTATTAAGCGGCATGACTTTCCTGGCTTTTGTGCTTTGGATGGGTGACGGCAATAACGGTATAGCCGATTTTCCGCGTACGGTGATGCTTTTGGATACCTATAATGGCAATTTCCTGTTTTTTATCTTTTTTATCATCCTGTTTTATACCGGTGAAACACTGCACCGCGACAGGGTAACCCGTTTTGCCTTTATAAATGATTCCCTGCCGCCGCCAAACTGGGTGTTAAACGGGTCAAAATTTGTTGCATTGCTTGTTCTGGCCTTCTTTTTGGCATTAATTCCCTTGATTTTGGGTTTGCCCATTCAAATTATAAAAGGGTTTTACCATTTTCATTTTCTGGTATATTTCACGTATATATTTACACTCATACTGCCCCGTTTATTGGATATGGTTGCCTTTTGTTATGTGATACATGTAACATTGAACAATAAATTTGGTGCACATGCAGTAGCCATTTTCCTGTGGATCATATTCTTCTTTTTGGAAGATACGGGCACGTTTAACTATAACCTTTTAATGTATTCATACACGCCATGGTACGGTTTCTCTGATATGGATGGGATAGGGCATATGGCAAAGGCGGTATATTCGTTTCACCTGTACTGGTTGCTTTTTGCAGGCTTATTAGTTATTGTTTCAGGATTATATTATTACAGGGGAGTAACCTCAGGGATTAAAGAAAGATGGCAACTGGTTAAAGAACGCTTTGATACCAACACCCGGATAATTACAGGTTTAGTGGTTTTAGCCTTTTTATCAATGGGTGCTTACAATTATTATAATGTAAGCTACCTCAATAACTACTTAACAAAGGGGGAAGGAGATGACCGGGCAGAAATGTATGAGCGGCAGCTAAAGAAATATTCATTGCTACCCTTGCCAAAGGTAACGCGTATGGAGCTGCATACCGATCTGTACCCCGATAAACTGGAAGAATATACCCACGCTTTTGTAACCATAGCCAATAAAACCAACAAGCCGATAGAAAAACTATTGCTTGATGGGGATGAGTTATCTGATTACTCGATAAAACAGGATGGTAAATTGGTTTCTTTTACATCGCCATTACTTTATCCCCGTGGCATGTTCAATTGGTTCAGACCTAAAAATGATACGGCTGAGTTTCGTTTGTACAGGTTTCAAAAAGCATTAGCTCCCGGGGATTCTGCTGTGTTGGAAATTAATTCAGCAATAAGTTATAATGGCTTCAGCAATGGGCTTTATTCAAAGGATCTGCTGTATAACGGTACTTTTTTAAGTCCGGAACTACCTGGCCTGGGTTATGACGACGACGATGAATTGGACAGCCCGTATGAGCGTAAAAAAAGGCATCTATCTGTAAAAACAGAGAATGATATCCCGCAAAATGATCCCGAAGGTATCAGCACGCTTAAAGCAGGTAAAGCGGCTGATCTGTTGAAATTTGATATAACCGTTAGTACATCGGGAGACCAAACAGCGATTGCCCCAGGCGAGCTGGTTAAGCAATGGAAACAAGGCGGGCGGAATTATTTTCATTATGTGCAGGATAAACCCGGCATGTATGCACCCTTAGGTGTTTTATCTGCCCGTTACGCTATTATGCATGATACTGTAAACCTCGGTCATCCGGTAAATATCAATATCTATTATCATCCTGACCATAATGCCAACCTGGGGCGTTTTATGGCTGCTTATAAGGATGGTTTGCACTATTTTAATAAAGCATATGGTAATTTCCCCTTTACCGATATCCGCCTGGCTGAATCATCAATATATGGACCGAGTGCTGCATCAATGACAACGCTTTCGGCTTATGCCGAGCAATTCGCCTGGAATGCCAACTTTACGGATCCTAATCAAACTGATTATTGCTATTTTAATACAATAAATCTTTTAGCCCAGCAATGGTGGCGTTTTCAGGTTGCGCCAAATAATACGGTTGGCTCAATAGTGATCCCTGAGGGATTAAGCGGTTATAGCGCATTGGTTATGGCCGAAAAGAAATATGGTGCAGCCAATATGCGTTACATTGTTTTAGATCAGTTATGGTTTTACCTGTTTATAAGGCGCCGGATGGAGGATAAGGAGCATCCGCTTATAACGGCTGATCAGTGGGTTGAATACCATGGAAAAGCAGCCGTTGCACTATATGGCCTGCGTGATCTGATGGGAGAGGACAGCCTCAATGCCGCTCTGCGCGATTTTAAGAACGCCTATGCTTTTAAAAGCAAACCGCCATATGCAGGTAATAATGACCTATATAGCTATTTGCAAAAACATGTGCCCGATTCCCTGCAATATTATCTTATCGATACCTGGAAAAAGATCACTTTATACGATAATAAGGTAACCGAAGTTAAAGCTAAACCGCTCGGAAAAGACAATTACCAGGTAACATTAACGGTTAATGTTAATAAGGTTTGGATTGATGGGAAAGGTAATGATGTGATTGATAAAAAGATGAATGACTACATAGATATAGGCATTTTCGCGGCCGACGGTAAAAATAAAGATGGCAGGATAATAGCAAATCAGCTATATCTTAAAAAGTATAAATTAACTGCAGGCCTGCATACGTTTAATATTATAGTGAAAGGCAAGCCGCAGCGTGCAGGTATTGATCCGTATAGTAAACTGATTGACAGGATGCCGAATGATAATTTAAAGGATCTGTAA
- a CDS encoding ABC transporter ATP-binding protein, with product MKLVINSLSKTYANGVRALNNVSLTLNNGMFGLLGPNGAGKSSLMRTIATLQEADQGSIFLDDLDVLKNKTQVRQLLGYLPQEFGVYPKISAERMLDHIAQLKGIASTGERKDLVDYLLENVNLTKDRKKHLGTYSGGMKQRFGIAQALIGNPKLIIVDEPTAGLDPAERNRFYNLLSQLGENTIVILSTHIVEDVSTLCSNFAIICQGEVLYAGEPDTAVKEMEGKIFTKAISKQELPHYQDDFMVISTQLKSGKLHIRVFQETIPGDGFLPVSPNLEDVYFSNIAARIDVTTI from the coding sequence ATGAAACTTGTCATCAACTCTCTTTCCAAAACCTATGCAAATGGTGTGCGGGCATTAAACAATGTTTCGCTTACGTTAAACAATGGCATGTTTGGTTTGCTGGGGCCGAATGGCGCCGGTAAATCTTCATTAATGCGAACAATAGCGACCTTGCAGGAGGCAGACCAGGGGAGTATTTTTTTGGATGACCTGGATGTGTTAAAAAACAAAACGCAGGTAAGGCAACTGCTTGGCTATTTACCGCAGGAGTTTGGCGTGTACCCTAAAATATCAGCCGAGCGTATGCTTGATCATATTGCCCAGCTAAAGGGGATCGCCAGTACCGGCGAAAGAAAGGACCTGGTCGATTATCTGCTGGAAAACGTAAACCTTACCAAAGACCGGAAGAAACATTTGGGTACTTATTCGGGCGGCATGAAACAGCGCTTTGGCATTGCACAGGCGCTGATCGGTAACCCCAAACTAATTATTGTTGATGAACCCACAGCCGGGCTCGACCCCGCCGAAAGAAACCGTTTTTATAATCTGCTTAGCCAGTTGGGGGAAAATACCATTGTAATCCTTTCTACCCACATTGTTGAGGACGTAAGCACGCTTTGCTCAAACTTTGCCATCATTTGTCAGGGCGAGGTATTATATGCCGGCGAACCGGATACGGCTGTAAAAGAAATGGAAGGTAAAATTTTCACCAAAGCCATCAGCAAGCAGGAGTTGCCACATTATCAGGATGATTTTATGGTGATATCAACCCAGCTCAAATCCGGCAAACTACATATCAGGGTATTCCAGGAGACAATTCCGGGAGATGGTTTTCTGCCTGTAAGTCCAAATTTGGAAGATGTTTATTTCAGCAATATCGCGGCACGCATAGATGTAACCACCATTTAA